Proteins from one Cellulosilyticum lentocellum DSM 5427 genomic window:
- a CDS encoding DegT/DnrJ/EryC1/StrS family aminotransferase, which yields MKIMPNRMDRGFQMHQLDFENKALEVLRSGWYVLGKEVSKFEEEFAVYTGSKYCVGVANGLDALWMAFRILNIGKGDEVIVQGNTYIASVMGITMNGATPIFVEPDVYYNIDTSKIEEKITDKTKAILVVHLYGQASNMKGIMEIANKYNLKVVEDCAQSHGACFEGKMTGTFGDIGCFSFYPSKNLGAFGDAGAIVTNNPQIAEEFKVFRNYGSEKRYYNKVVGTNSRLDELQAGLLRVRLTHLDELTNERQKLCERYLERLNNPFIELPIIRESASTVWHQFVIKCKYRQELITYLEEKEIGTIIHYPIPPHLSEAYSYLGLQKGNLPITEAYAETVLSIPLYNGMTEEEQDFVIETINSFEV from the coding sequence ATGAAAATAATGCCTAATCGAATGGATAGGGGTTTTCAGATGCATCAACTAGATTTTGAAAATAAAGCTTTAGAAGTACTACGTTCGGGGTGGTATGTTCTTGGCAAGGAAGTTTCAAAATTTGAAGAAGAATTTGCAGTTTATACAGGGAGTAAATATTGCGTAGGTGTTGCGAATGGGTTAGATGCACTTTGGATGGCTTTTCGCATTTTAAATATCGGAAAAGGTGATGAAGTTATTGTACAAGGGAATACATACATTGCGAGTGTGATGGGAATCACCATGAATGGAGCAACACCTATTTTTGTAGAGCCAGATGTGTATTACAATATAGATACTTCTAAAATAGAAGAAAAGATAACGGATAAGACTAAAGCAATATTGGTCGTGCATCTGTATGGACAAGCTTCTAATATGAAGGGAATAATGGAAATAGCTAATAAATACAATCTTAAAGTAGTAGAAGACTGTGCTCAAAGTCATGGTGCTTGCTTTGAGGGTAAGATGACAGGAACCTTTGGAGATATAGGATGTTTTTCTTTTTATCCATCTAAAAATCTTGGAGCGTTTGGTGATGCAGGTGCAATAGTAACCAATAATCCTCAAATAGCAGAAGAGTTTAAGGTGTTTAGAAACTATGGAAGCGAAAAGCGATATTATAATAAAGTAGTAGGAACAAATTCTAGATTAGATGAGTTACAAGCTGGATTGCTTAGAGTGCGTCTTACACATCTAGATGAACTAACAAATGAGAGACAAAAGTTGTGTGAGAGATATTTAGAAAGGTTAAATAATCCTTTTATTGAGCTTCCAATAATCAGAGAATCGGCAAGTACAGTATGGCATCAGTTTGTTATTAAATGTAAGTATAGACAGGAACTAATTACATATTTAGAAGAAAAAGAAATAGGAACTATTATTCACTATCCAATACCACCACATCTTTCAGAAGCCTATTCTTATCTAGGGCTTCAAAAGGGGAATTTGCCTATTACAGAAGCTTACGCAGAAACAGTACTTTCCATTCCACTATATAATGGAATGACAGAAGAAGAGCAAGATTTTGTAATAGAGACTATTAATAGTTTTGAGGTGTAG
- a CDS encoding GNAT family N-acetyltransferase, translating to MNIKLRKLKQKDAPLMLEWMQDKEITSCFRFDAQSMTIEKVYSFIEKAQDISTDMHLAIINEEDEYLGTISLKEIDSINHTAEYAISMRKCAIGSGVARSATEKLLDKAFNEVKINKVYLNVLSDNIRAIKFYEKLGFSFEGEFKDHLFINGKYKSIKWYGIFKVDFMKSI from the coding sequence ATGAATATTAAACTAAGAAAGCTGAAGCAAAAAGATGCTCCTTTAATGCTGGAGTGGATGCAAGATAAAGAAATTACTAGTTGTTTTAGATTTGATGCTCAGAGTATGACAATTGAAAAAGTATATAGTTTTATTGAGAAAGCACAAGACATTTCTACGGATATGCATTTGGCAATTATAAATGAAGAAGATGAGTACCTAGGAACAATTAGCTTGAAGGAAATTGACTCAATAAATCATACTGCAGAATATGCAATTAGCATGAGAAAGTGCGCGATAGGGAGTGGAGTAGCACGAAGTGCAACTGAAAAACTTCTTGATAAAGCGTTTAATGAAGTAAAGATTAATAAGGTATATCTTAATGTATTATCTGATAATATAAGAGCTATTAAGTTTTATGAGAAATTAGGCTTTAGTTTTGAAGGTGAATTTAAAGATCATCTTTTTATTAATGGAAAATATAAGAGTATAAAGTGGTATGGAATCTTTAAAGTAGACTTTATGAAAAGTATTTAA
- a CDS encoding sugar 3,4-ketoisomerase, which produces MKEFKIIEWKENGGETGKLVVIEGIKNIPFEIKRLFYIYGMDKEAVRGQHSNRKSEFVMLNVCGSAKVRLHDGKKETIVSLDKPNMGLYIPKLMWKDMYDFSEDCVMLVLSNEAYDSDEYIKDFDEFLREVAQNE; this is translated from the coding sequence ATGAAAGAGTTTAAAATTATTGAATGGAAAGAAAATGGTGGTGAGACAGGGAAGCTTGTAGTAATTGAAGGAATAAAGAATATCCCTTTCGAAATTAAAAGATTATTTTATATTTATGGAATGGATAAAGAGGCTGTAAGAGGTCAACATTCTAATAGGAAAAGTGAATTTGTAATGTTAAATGTGTGTGGAAGTGCTAAAGTTCGTCTTCATGATGGAAAGAAAGAAACAATAGTTAGTTTAGATAAACCTAATATGGGGCTTTATATACCTAAACTTATGTGGAAAGATATGTATGACTTTTCTGAGGACTGTGTGATGCTAGTACTATCAAATGAAGCTTATGACAGTGATGAATATATAAAGGATTTTGATGAATTTTTAAGGGAAGTGGCACAAAATGAGTAA
- a CDS encoding glycosyltransferase family 2 protein: MSKLSIIIPVYYNSDTLEALYEDMKKVVLSVVEDYEIVMIDDGSGDNSWDVMNSLSKRDSRIKLVKLSRNFGSHAAILAGLSVCTGDCATIKAADLQEPSEILLEMHESWKKGNKVVLAVRSDRQESYSQKLFANLYYWLIRKFAIPSMPEGGFDCYLIDRKVIEVLRMLDETNSAVTLQILWSGFKRDTIYYVRQKREVGVSRWTLAKKVKLVVDSLVGFSFVPIRFMSIIGGFFSLVSFIWMLVVIAQKMMGDIQVQGWTALMIVVLFSSGLILLTLGILGEYIWRILDASRNRPVYIVEEIRDEEISDSNSSSEVS; encoded by the coding sequence ATGAGTAAATTATCAATTATAATACCCGTCTATTATAATAGCGATACATTAGAAGCACTTTATGAAGATATGAAGAAAGTAGTTCTTTCAGTTGTTGAAGACTACGAAATTGTCATGATAGATGATGGGTCAGGTGATAATTCGTGGGACGTTATGAATAGTTTATCTAAAAGAGATAGTAGAATTAAGCTTGTAAAGCTTTCACGTAATTTTGGTTCTCATGCTGCTATTCTTGCAGGGCTTTCAGTATGTACAGGGGACTGTGCAACAATAAAGGCGGCAGATCTTCAAGAGCCTTCAGAAATTCTATTAGAGATGCATGAAAGCTGGAAAAAAGGCAATAAAGTAGTGCTAGCTGTAAGAAGTGACAGACAAGAAAGTTATTCTCAAAAATTATTTGCTAATTTATATTATTGGTTAATTAGAAAGTTCGCGATACCATCTATGCCAGAAGGTGGTTTTGACTGCTACTTGATTGACAGAAAGGTTATAGAAGTACTGAGAATGCTAGACGAAACAAATTCAGCAGTTACACTCCAAATCTTATGGTCAGGATTTAAGAGAGATACTATATATTATGTTCGTCAAAAGAGAGAAGTAGGTGTATCAAGATGGACATTAGCTAAGAAAGTTAAGTTGGTTGTAGATTCTTTAGTAGGCTTTTCATTTGTGCCTATTCGCTTTATGTCCATTATAGGTGGCTTTTTCTCTCTTGTATCATTTATTTGGATGCTTGTTGTAATAGCTCAAAAGATGATGGGAGATATACAAGTTCAAGGATGGACGGCACTCATGATAGTAGTATTATTCTCTTCAGGCTTGATACTATTAACATTAGGTATACTAGGAGAATATATTTGGAGAATTCTAGATGCTTCTAGAAATAGGCCAGTTTACATAGTGGAAGAAATAAGAGATGAAGAAATTAGTGACAGTAATTCGAGTAGTGAAGTAAGTTAA